A DNA window from Candidatus Sulfidibacterium hydrothermale contains the following coding sequences:
- a CDS encoding ABC transporter ATP-binding protein — MQNTILKINGLSKSYGRLKALDNLTLTVEKGNVYGILGPNGSGKTTTLGILLDIIKPDSGSFRWFGQDPDARLRRRIGALLEQPLFYPTLSAVDNLKIVADIRRVPYNQIDQVLEQTGMGEKKLYKYSTFSLGMKQRLAIAAALLGNPEVLILDEPTNGLDPRGIADIRNLIIRIARQGTTIILASHLLDEVEKVCTHVLVLEKGKKRYAGPVKEALGKANIMEVAASLPEELHQALQTIPEIKSIVQKNEKFVIETEEQLTPDRLNKMLAEKNIFLTHLTEQQKTLENYFLELLSDKS; from the coding sequence TTGCAAAATACCATTCTTAAAATTAACGGACTCAGTAAATCTTACGGTAGGCTAAAAGCACTGGACAATCTGACATTGACGGTTGAAAAGGGAAATGTTTATGGTATTTTAGGGCCTAACGGTAGTGGGAAAACCACCACATTGGGAATTTTACTTGACATTATTAAGCCTGACAGTGGAAGTTTTCGCTGGTTCGGACAAGATCCGGATGCCCGGCTTCGCCGGCGCATTGGCGCATTGCTGGAGCAACCCCTGTTCTACCCGACTTTATCGGCTGTGGACAACCTGAAAATCGTAGCCGACATTCGCCGTGTTCCGTACAACCAAATCGACCAGGTACTGGAACAAACCGGCATGGGAGAAAAAAAGCTTTATAAATACAGTACGTTCTCTTTGGGAATGAAACAACGCCTGGCCATTGCTGCCGCACTGCTTGGAAATCCGGAAGTACTTATCCTGGACGAGCCCACCAACGGACTGGATCCGCGCGGAATTGCCGACATCCGGAACCTGATCATCCGGATAGCCCGGCAGGGAACCACCATCATTCTTGCCAGCCATCTTTTAGATGAAGTGGAAAAGGTTTGCACCCATGTTTTGGTTCTCGAAAAAGGGAAAAAACGGTATGCCGGACCGGTAAAAGAAGCCCTTGGAAAAGCCAACATCATGGAAGTAGCCGCTTCATTGCCCGAAGAACTGCATCAGGCACTTCAGACCATTCCGGAAATCAAATCCATTGTCCAAAAAAATGAAAAATTTGTTATCGAAACAGAAGAGCAGCTGACACCGGACCGGCTCAACAAAATGCTGGCCGAAAAAAACATTTTCCTGACCCATTTAACCGAGCAACAAAAAACACTCGAAAACTATTTTTTGGAACTTTTATCCGACAAATCATGA
- a CDS encoding FKBP-type peptidyl-prolyl cis-trans isomerase, translating to MKAGNNKVVTMTYTLRLNDENGKIIQQVDESRPFVQLFGVGALLPAFEKNINGLEAGDTFGFQLSAEEGYGNPSDEAILKLDKKIFEIDGKFDPEMVAVGKTITMQDNQGNPLDGKVLAVEDDSVIMDFNHPLAGENLYFSGTVLDVRDATEEELAHGHAHAGGHHHE from the coding sequence ATGAAAGCAGGAAATAACAAGGTGGTTACCATGACCTATACCTTACGCCTGAATGATGAAAATGGAAAAATTATTCAACAGGTTGACGAAAGCCGGCCTTTTGTACAATTATTTGGCGTGGGAGCATTACTCCCCGCTTTTGAAAAAAATATCAACGGTTTGGAAGCCGGTGATACGTTTGGTTTTCAACTTTCAGCCGAAGAAGGATATGGTAATCCTTCGGACGAAGCCATTTTGAAACTGGATAAAAAGATCTTTGAAATCGATGGAAAATTTGATCCTGAAATGGTTGCTGTTGGAAAAACCATTACCATGCAGGACAATCAGGGTAATCCGTTGGATGGCAAAGTGCTGGCCGTAGAAGATGACAGCGTGATTATGGATTTTAATCATCCGTTGGCTGGTGAAAATCTTTATTTTTCAGGCACCGTACTGGATGTGCGCGATGCTACGGAAGAAGAGTTGGCCCACGGACATGCCCATGCCGGTGGTCACCACCATGAATAA
- a CDS encoding SAM-dependent methyltransferase, with the protein MTKNKKGTLYLFPVTLGNNDQIHHVIPEWNHQILHTIRYFVVENIRSARRFIRKSGHPLPIDDMQFFELNKHTPEEKIASFLKPLTKGEDMGVLSEAGTPAVADPGAQVVQEAHRQNIRVVPLTGPNSLILALMASGFNGQQFRFHGYLPVDSNLRAKKIRELEQHAQKYNESQLFIETPYRNRQMLETLLKVCRPQTQLCIACNLTLPDEWIISKTIGQWKKEKADFHKKPAVFILFS; encoded by the coding sequence ATGACAAAAAACAAAAAAGGAACTTTGTATTTGTTTCCGGTAACACTGGGAAACAACGACCAGATTCATCATGTTATTCCGGAATGGAATCATCAAATTTTACATACAATCCGGTATTTTGTAGTAGAAAATATCCGCTCAGCCCGGCGCTTTATCCGGAAAAGCGGACATCCTTTACCCATTGACGACATGCAGTTTTTCGAGCTGAACAAACACACACCCGAAGAAAAGATTGCTTCTTTTCTGAAACCATTAACAAAAGGAGAAGATATGGGTGTGTTATCGGAAGCCGGCACACCGGCGGTGGCCGACCCCGGAGCACAGGTTGTTCAGGAAGCCCACCGGCAAAACATACGCGTGGTTCCGCTTACCGGCCCCAACTCGCTGATACTGGCATTAATGGCATCAGGATTCAATGGACAGCAATTTCGTTTTCACGGCTATCTTCCGGTAGATTCAAATCTAAGGGCCAAAAAGATCCGCGAGCTGGAACAGCATGCCCAAAAGTACAACGAAAGCCAATTGTTCATCGAAACTCCTTACCGGAACCGTCAAATGCTGGAAACCCTGTTAAAAGTATGCCGGCCCCAAACACAACTTTGTATTGCCTGTAATCTTACCCTTCCGGACGAATGGATTATATCAAAAACTATTGGCCAATGGAAAAAAGAAAAAGCAGACTTTCATAAAAAGCCTGCCGTTTTCATTTTGTTTTCATAA
- a CDS encoding pyridoxal-phosphate dependent enzyme encodes MRYPSREQLKDAANRIAFGIHHTPVLQSGYFNHTFRSDLFFKCENFQKVGAFKSRGAINAVFSLSDEAAANGVATHSSGNHAQALARAAALRKIPAYIVMPENAPKVKINAVKGYGGQITFCKPTLEARESTLKQIIRKTGATEIHPYNNLQVIEGQATAAMELLEEHPDIDLLLCPVGGGGLLSGTALAAHYFSQKATVIACEPARADDAYRSFLAGKIIPSTQPKTIADGLLTSLGDITFPIIRQFVSKIVTVKEESIIQAMRLVFERMKIVIEPSAAVPLAAVLEKKIDIAHKKTGIILSGGNVDLGHLPW; translated from the coding sequence ATGAGGTATCCTTCACGGGAGCAATTAAAAGATGCTGCAAACCGGATTGCTTTTGGTATTCACCATACACCGGTTTTGCAATCCGGTTATTTTAACCACACTTTTCGTTCAGATCTTTTTTTCAAATGCGAGAACTTTCAAAAAGTCGGGGCTTTTAAGTCGCGGGGGGCAATCAATGCTGTTTTTTCACTCTCCGACGAAGCCGCGGCAAACGGAGTAGCCACTCATTCTTCCGGTAATCATGCACAGGCTCTTGCCCGTGCTGCCGCTTTAAGAAAAATTCCGGCTTACATTGTAATGCCCGAAAATGCACCGAAAGTAAAAATCAATGCCGTAAAAGGCTACGGCGGACAAATCACCTTTTGCAAACCTACCCTGGAAGCCCGCGAATCTACTCTGAAACAGATTATCCGCAAAACCGGCGCTACAGAAATACATCCGTATAACAATTTACAGGTTATTGAAGGACAGGCAACCGCAGCCATGGAACTTCTGGAAGAACATCCGGACATCGATTTATTGCTTTGTCCTGTAGGCGGCGGCGGATTGCTGAGTGGCACGGCATTGGCGGCCCATTACTTTTCACAGAAAGCAACGGTAATTGCCTGTGAGCCTGCCAGAGCCGATGATGCATACCGCTCTTTTCTTGCGGGGAAAATCATTCCCAGCACACAACCCAAAACCATTGCCGACGGCCTGTTAACTTCGTTGGGCGATATCACGTTCCCCATCATCCGGCAGTTTGTATCAAAAATTGTAACCGTAAAGGAAGAAAGCATTATCCAGGCCATGCGTTTGGTTTTTGAGCGAATGAAAATTGTAATTGAACCTTCGGCTGCCGTGCCACTGGCTGCCGTGCTGGAGAAAAAAATAGACATCGCCCACAAAAAAACCGGAATTATCCTTTCGGGAGGAAATGTTGACTTAGGACATCTGCCCTGGTAA
- a CDS encoding low molecular weight protein-tyrosine-phosphatase, whose translation MNVLFVDLENVCRSPLAEAILKKKFKEHHIHGEVDSAGFESFTINEPPDKRVVNVALKHGYAPEGMARIFRKEDFDLFDKIYVMDTQNYNDVMALAKKDQHKEKVEYLLDVLDDGKNKTVPNPYNTGESDCENIFELLDKATDKIVELARAEKQNA comes from the coding sequence ATGAATGTTTTATTTGTTGATTTGGAAAATGTTTGCCGTTCTCCACTGGCAGAAGCCATCCTGAAGAAGAAATTCAAAGAGCATCATATTCATGGAGAGGTAGACTCGGCAGGATTTGAATCGTTCACCATTAACGAACCTCCGGACAAAAGGGTGGTAAACGTAGCCTTAAAACATGGCTATGCTCCCGAAGGAATGGCCCGGATCTTCCGAAAAGAAGATTTCGACCTTTTCGATAAGATTTATGTGATGGATACCCAAAACTATAACGACGTAATGGCCCTGGCCAAGAAGGATCAGCACAAAGAAAAAGTAGAATATCTTCTGGATGTACTGGACGACGGAAAGAACAAAACCGTTCCCAATCCATACAATACCGGTGAATCGGATTGTGAAAATATTTTTGAACTACTCGATAAAGCCACAGACAAAATTGTGGAGCTGGCCCGGGCAGAAAAACAGAATGCATAA
- the dnaA gene encoding chromosomal replication initiator protein DnaA gives MKKKHVEVWERCLAVIKDNIPYQSYKTWFEPIVPLKIENNILVVQVPSQFFYEWLEDHYINLLRKTIKREMGPSGRLEYSIIMDNSTLSQKPVTVNYPTSTHKGIKNKPINMPLDLNKGRSREIPNPFIIPGLKKLKIESQLVESYSFDNFVEGDCNRLARSAGWAVAENPGKTAFNPLLIYSQVGLGKTHLGHAIGLQVKANFPDKTVLYLQTEQFINQYIDSVRNNNQNDFVHFYQMIDVLILDDIQFLAGKEKTQDIFFHIFNHLHQNNKQIVLTSDKPPVELKGMEPRLLSRFKWGLAADLQVPDLETRIAILQRKLYTDGIEMPDEVVEYLAYSITTNIREMEGALISILAQASLNKKTITLDLAKQMIDKFVKNTTREISIDYIQKVVCDYFNIPLDVLNSKTRKREIVQARQLAMYFSKKHTKNSLATIGLQCGNKDHATVLHACRTVNNLIETDRRFRNYVDEIDKKLKL, from the coding sequence ATGAAAAAAAAACATGTTGAGGTGTGGGAAAGATGTCTTGCGGTAATTAAAGACAACATTCCTTACCAAAGTTACAAAACCTGGTTTGAACCGATCGTCCCTCTCAAAATTGAGAATAATATTTTGGTGGTACAGGTGCCGAGTCAGTTTTTTTATGAATGGCTGGAAGACCATTACATTAATCTGCTCCGCAAAACCATCAAGCGCGAAATGGGTCCGTCAGGCAGACTGGAGTATAGTATCATCATGGACAACTCAACCCTGAGTCAAAAGCCGGTAACCGTTAACTACCCCACTTCAACCCACAAAGGCATTAAAAACAAGCCGATTAACATGCCACTTGACCTGAACAAAGGTCGTTCACGCGAAATTCCCAATCCGTTTATCATCCCCGGTCTGAAAAAATTAAAAATCGAATCGCAGTTGGTAGAATCATACTCGTTCGACAATTTTGTAGAAGGAGATTGTAACCGCCTGGCCCGTTCGGCCGGATGGGCGGTTGCAGAAAACCCGGGAAAAACCGCTTTTAATCCGCTGTTAATCTACAGTCAGGTCGGACTGGGAAAAACCCACCTTGGCCACGCCATCGGATTACAGGTAAAAGCCAATTTTCCTGATAAAACTGTGCTGTATCTTCAAACAGAGCAATTCATCAATCAATATATCGACTCCGTTCGGAACAACAACCAGAATGATTTTGTTCATTTCTACCAAATGATTGATGTGCTGATTCTTGATGACATTCAGTTTTTGGCCGGAAAAGAAAAAACACAAGACATCTTCTTCCATATTTTCAACCACTTACACCAAAACAACAAACAAATTGTCCTCACATCCGACAAACCACCGGTTGAACTAAAAGGGATGGAACCCCGTTTGCTTTCCCGGTTTAAATGGGGACTGGCAGCTGACCTTCAGGTTCCGGATCTGGAAACCCGCATTGCCATTTTGCAACGCAAACTGTATACTGACGGCATTGAAATGCCCGACGAAGTGGTGGAATATCTTGCTTACAGCATCACCACCAACATCCGCGAAATGGAAGGCGCACTGATCTCCATTCTTGCCCAGGCTTCGCTCAACAAAAAAACCATTACACTCGACCTGGCCAAACAGATGATTGACAAGTTTGTTAAAAATACCACACGCGAAATCTCCATCGACTATATTCAAAAAGTAGTTTGCGATTATTTTAATATTCCGCTGGATGTTTTGAACTCAAAAACACGGAAACGTGAAATTGTACAGGCCCGGCAACTGGCTATGTATTTCTCAAAAAAACACACCAAAAACTCGCTGGCCACCATTGGCCTGCAATGCGGAAATAAAGATCATGCCACGGTTTTACATGCTTGCCGTACAGTAAACAATCTGATAGAAACCGATCGTCGCTTTCGTAATTATGTCGATGAAATTGACAAAAAATTGAAACTATGA
- a CDS encoding YigZ family protein, producing the protein MSSDHYKTIKGTSQGIYKEKGSKFIALAFHTETEQEAKQQLTAVKKEYHDARHHCYAFRINPENEFFRSSDDGEPSGTAGKPILNQIFSEELFNVLVVVVRYFGGTKLGVSGLIRAYKTATREALQNAKIITSTITRTIELEFEYPLMNPVMRIVKEEHIKVLKQDFNMRCKLILQVERNQEKKLVEKFKTVTGLTVK; encoded by the coding sequence ATGTCGTCCGACCATTACAAAACCATAAAAGGAACATCACAGGGAATTTACAAGGAAAAAGGAAGCAAATTCATTGCTTTGGCTTTTCACACCGAAACAGAACAGGAAGCCAAACAACAATTGACCGCAGTAAAAAAAGAATACCACGATGCCCGCCATCATTGCTATGCTTTCCGAATCAATCCGGAAAATGAGTTTTTCCGGAGCAGTGATGACGGAGAACCTTCCGGAACGGCAGGAAAACCCATCTTAAATCAGATTTTTTCAGAAGAATTGTTTAATGTGCTTGTTGTGGTCGTTCGTTATTTCGGCGGAACCAAGCTGGGCGTTTCCGGTCTTATCCGTGCCTATAAAACCGCCACGCGCGAGGCACTTCAAAACGCAAAAATCATCACTTCTACCATTACCCGGACCATCGAACTGGAATTTGAATACCCATTAATGAACCCGGTAATGCGCATCGTAAAAGAGGAGCATATCAAGGTATTAAAACAGGATTTTAACATGCGCTGTAAACTCATTTTACAGGTAGAAAGAAATCAAGAGAAAAAACTGGTTGAAAAATTTAAAACCGTCACAGGATTAACAGTGAAGTAA
- a CDS encoding dihydroorotate dehydrogenase-like protein, whose amino-acid sequence MDLTTNYLGLKLKNPVIIGASNLVTDMKMLRALEENGAAAIVYKSLFEEQINLEQLQMQEDMEEYANRNAEMTTLFPQDIYETGPEEFLMHFKEAREALHIPLIASLNAVFDDTWYEWAKKLEEAGADAIELNFYNNPREFDMDGRAILREELDVIAGVKKAVNIPVSVKLSAFYTNPLYVFREMDKKGVDGLVLFNRLFQPDINVQEEKMQFPYSLSNEQDNRLPLRYAGMLYDQLHCDVCANTGIFTGEDVVKMLLAGADAVQVVSTIYKNGPQQIKKIIEDIELWMAGKKYDTLDDFRGKLSMKNVKDPFAYRRAQYVDILMRSAEIFKQYPVL is encoded by the coding sequence ATGGACCTTACAACCAATTATCTGGGTTTAAAGCTGAAAAACCCTGTAATCATCGGCGCTAGCAACCTGGTTACGGATATGAAAATGCTCCGTGCACTGGAAGAAAACGGGGCCGCCGCCATTGTTTACAAATCGCTTTTCGAAGAACAAATCAACCTGGAGCAATTACAAATGCAGGAAGATATGGAGGAATATGCCAACCGGAATGCTGAGATGACCACCCTGTTTCCTCAAGATATTTACGAAACCGGACCGGAAGAATTTCTCATGCATTTTAAAGAAGCACGGGAAGCTCTTCATATTCCACTAATTGCCAGCCTAAACGCTGTTTTTGACGACACCTGGTACGAATGGGCCAAAAAGCTGGAAGAAGCCGGTGCCGATGCCATAGAATTAAACTTTTATAACAACCCACGGGAATTTGATATGGACGGCCGCGCCATTTTACGCGAAGAACTGGATGTGATTGCCGGAGTAAAAAAAGCCGTAAACATTCCCGTAAGTGTAAAGCTCAGCGCTTTTTACACCAACCCGCTGTATGTTTTTAGAGAAATGGACAAAAAAGGAGTGGACGGACTGGTTCTGTTTAACCGGCTTTTCCAACCCGATATCAATGTTCAGGAAGAAAAAATGCAGTTTCCGTACAGCCTGAGCAACGAACAAGACAACCGGCTTCCGCTGCGCTATGCCGGCATGCTCTATGATCAGCTTCATTGCGACGTTTGTGCCAACACCGGAATCTTTACCGGCGAAGATGTCGTTAAAATGTTACTGGCCGGTGCCGACGCTGTTCAGGTAGTCAGCACCATTTATAAAAACGGGCCACAACAAATCAAAAAGATCATTGAAGATATCGAACTATGGATGGCCGGAAAGAAATACGACACGCTGGATGATTTCAGAGGAAAACTTTCCATGAAAAATGTAAAAGATCCCTTTGCCTACCGGCGTGCACAATATGTGGATATCCTGATGCGTTCGGCCGAAATATTTAAACAATATCCTGTTTTATAG